The Neurospora crassa OR74A linkage group IV, whole genome shotgun sequence genome has a segment encoding these proteins:
- a CDS encoding ferrochelatase, whose product MASMALRLPTAQLCKAARSSSFRPSFRCAQQQTRWLATPTTHPVTQKNVGTAMVFLNMGGPSTLDEVGDFLSRLFADADLIPLGRLQNYLGPLISKRRTPKIQKQYGAIGGGSPIRKWSEYQCEEMCKILDQISPETAPHKPYVAFRYANPLTEEMYKKLLADGFGNGRGGRAVAFTQYPQYSCSTTGSSLNELWKWRQRLEGKAGPSEDGKDGTIRWSVIDRWPTHPGLVEAFARNIEEKLAEYPEERRKDVVLLFSAHSLPMSVVNRGDPYPQEIGATVQAVMQRLNFSNPYRLCYQSQVGPQPWLGPQTQTSVEEYIHKGQKDLVLIPIAFTSDHIETLYELDQEVIGESGHPDTVKRVESLNGNPVFIKALADLAKEHLDSGLACSHQNSLRCPGCKSERCAASKKFFAGQEILPGH is encoded by the exons ATGGCCTCCATGGCACTGAGACTGCCCACGGCCCAGCTGTGCAAGGCCGCGAGGTCTTCGAGCTTCCGGCCGTCGTTCAGATGCGCTCAGCAGCAGACGAGGTGGCTCGCCACGCCGACAACTCACCCCGTCACCCAGAAGAATGTCGGCACAGCAATGGTCTTCCTCAACATGGGCGGCCCATCCACCTTGGATGAAGTTGGAGACTTTTTGAGCAGACTCTTT GCTGATGCCGATCTCATTCCCCTGGGTCGGCTCCAAAACTACTTGGGGCCTTTGATCTCGAAGCGCCGAACTCCCAAGATTCAGAAGCAGTATGGTGCGATTGGCGGCGGTTCCCCAATTCGCAAGTGGTCCGAGTACCAGTGCGAAGAAATGTGTAAGATTCTGGACCAAATCTCGCCCGAGACGGCGCCTCACAAGCCTTATGTCGCTTTCCGCTATGCCAATCCTCTCACCGAGGAGATGTACAAGAAGCTTCTGGCCGATGGCTTCGGAAATGGCAGGGGCGGCCGGGCCGTCGCTTTCACTCAGTACCCCCAGTACTCCTGCTCGACCACGGGCAGCAGTTTGAACGAGCTATGGAAGTGGAGGCAAAGACTGGAGGGCAAGGCTGGGCCATCAGAGGATGGCAAGGACGGTACCATTCGGTGGAGTGTGATTGACAGGTGGCCTACTCACCCTGGCCTTGTCGAGGCCTTTGCGAGGAATATCGAGGAGAAGCTGGCCGAGTACCCCGAGGAGCGCAGAAAAGATGTTGTGTTGCTGTTCTCGGCTCACAGCTTGCCCATGTCTGTTGTCAACAGAG GTGACCCTTATCCCCAGGAGATTGGCGCAACCGTCCAGGCGGTGATGCAGCGTCTTAACTTCTCCAACCCTTACAGGCTATGCTACCAGTCACAAGTCGGGCCCCAGCCGTGGCTCGGTCCCCAGACGCAAACCTCTGTGGAGGAGTACATCCACAAGGGCCAGAAGGACCTCGTGTTGATCCCAATCGCCTTTACGTCTGATCACATTGAAACCCTTTACGAGCTTGACCAGGAGGTCATTGGCGAGTCTGGACATCCCGACACGGTCAAGCGCGTGGAGAGTCTGAACGGTAACCCCGTCTTCATCAAGGCCCTAGCCGATCTCGCCAAGGAGCATCTTGATAGCGGACTTGCTTGCTCGCACCAGAACAGCCTGAGATGCCCCGGCTGCAAGAGCGAGAGGTGTGCGGCGTCCAAGAAGTTCTTTGCTGGACAGGAGATCCTCCCTGGTCACTGA
- the mus-51 gene encoding Ku70/Ku80 family protein yields the protein MSWRKDQDERLDGDEGDEELDENDYKTQKDAVLFAIDVSKSMLKPPQNTGDKKADKDSALTAALTCAYQIMQQRIISQPKDMMGVLLFGTEKSKFRDDSGNGTGYPHCYLLSDLDIPGAEDVKKLKALIEDGDDEDEIMVPSKEPVIMSNMLFCANQVFTTNAANFGSRRLFIVTDNDDPHAGDKQAKSSAAVRAKDLYDLGVVIELFPISREDKKFDLSKFYDDIIYRNPAAEAGQSESPKTSKSGDGLTLLNSLISNINSKQTPKRSYFSNLPFELAPGLTISIKGYMPLNRQTPTRSCYVYEGEEQAQVVQSETAQVDFAARTVEKSELRKGYKFGGEHICFKPEELAELKQMGKKTLRIIGFKKRSKIPSWASVKKSIFIFPSEEQYVGSTRVFSALWQKLLKDDKVGIAWFVARENAHPVMVAIFPSGNPDDEEANTPYLPAGLWLYPLPFADDVRSVDHVTAPPRPADELTDQMRQVIQNLQLPKAMYDPRKYPNPSLQWHYKILQAKALDEETPDAMDDVTLPKYRQIDKRVGGYLAEWKEMLAKKANDLQNTRAFKREFEEDDERPAKRAKPSKKAASGGGGPANSNADLKKAFEQGTLGKMTVAELKDIMASKGISTAGRKAELVERLEQWVEENL from the exons ATGTCTTGGAGGAAGGATCAGGATGAGAGACTAGACGGCGACGAAGGCGATGAGGAGTTGGATGAAAAT GACTACAAAACACAAAAGGATGCAGTACTATTTGCCATTGATGTGAGCAAATCGATGTTGAAACCACCGCAGAATACGGGGGATAAGAAAGCCGACAAGGACTCTGCCCTGACAGCAGCCCTGACCTGCGCCTACCAAATCATGCAGCAGCGAATTATCTCCCAGCCCAAAGACATGATGGGTGTGTTGCTCTTTGGAACCGAAAAGTCCAAATTCCGCGATGATTCGGGCAATGGCACAGGATATCCTCACTGCTATCTGCTATCCGATCTCGATATACCCGGCGCCGAAGAtgtcaagaagctcaaggccTTGATAGAGGATGgcgacgatgaagacgaaATCATGGTTCCGTCCAAAGAACCCGTCATCATGTCCAACATGCTCTTCTGCGCCAACCAGgtcttcaccaccaacgcAGCCAACTTTGGGTCCCGTCGCCTGTTCATTGTCACCGATAACGATGATCCTCATGCCGGTGATAAGCAGGCAAAATCATCTGCCGCTGTTCGAGCCAAGGACCTTTACGACCTCGGCGTTGTTATCGAACTTTTCCCCATCAGTCGGGAGGACAAGAAGTTCGACCTGTCCAAGTTCTACGAC GATATTATCTATCGCAATCCGGCAGCTGAAGCTGGACAGTCAGAAAGTCCCAAGACTTCCAAGTCTGGCGACGGTTTGACGTTGCTCAACTCCTTGATCTCCAACATCAACTCGAAGCAAACCCCGAAGCGGTCCTATTTCTCAAACTTGCCCTTTGAGCTTGCCCCAGGGCTCACTATCTCTATCAAAGGGTACATGCCACTCAACAGACAAACCCCCACCCGCTCATGCTACGTATACGAAGGAGAGGAGCAGGCTCAGGTTGTCCAATCGGAGACCGCGCAGGTTGATTTTGCTGCCCGAACCGTCGAGAAGTCAGAACTGAGGAAAGGCTACAAATTTGGCGGCGAGCATATATGCTTCAAACCCGAAGAGCTGGCGGAACTTAAACAGATGGGCAAGAAAACACTTCGAATCATTGGATTCAAGAAGCGGTCCAAGATCCCGTCCTGGGCTTCGGTCAAAAAGTCCATATTCATATTTCCTAGCGAGGAGCAATATGTCGGCTCCACTCGCGTGTTCTCTGCTTTGTGGCAGAAGCTCCTCAAAGATGACAAGGTGGGCATCGCCTGGTTCGTCGCGAGGGAGAATGCCCATCCCGTCATGGTAGCCATATTTCCTTCCGGAAACccggacgacgaggaggcaaACACGCCGTACCTACCTGCAGGGCTTTGGCTCTATCCACTTCCGTTCGCAGATGATGTTCGAAGCGTGGACCACGTAACAGCGCCTCCAAGGCCCGCAGACGAACTTACAGACCAGATGAGGCAAGTCATCCAGAACTTGCAACTTCCCAAGGCTATGTATGACCCGCGCAAGTATCCAAACCCTTCACTGCAATGGCATTACAAGATTTTGCAGGCCAAGGCACTCGACGAAGAAACCCCTGATGCTATGGACGATGTCACGTTGCCCAAGTACAGGCAAATTGACAAAAGGGTCGGCGGTTACCTTGCTGAATGGAAGGAAATGCTTGCAAAGAAAGCCAATGATCTTCAGAACACCAGAGCATTCAAGCGTGAgttcgaggaagatgacgaaaGGCCGGCAAAGCGCGCGAAACCAAGCAAAAAGGCTgccagtggtggt